A single Mustelus asterias chromosome 4, sMusAst1.hap1.1, whole genome shotgun sequence DNA region contains:
- the slitrk4 gene encoding SLIT and NTRK-like protein 4, whose protein sequence is MLLLILLAVSVPTTSPSSESDAKEICSVCSCTTVEHILYISCEKGSMYRPNQLKPPLASFYHLNLQNNLLVSLPPFSFSNFSNAISLQLGNNKLQEIQAGAFRGLGSLKQLHLNNNELQMLRAEMFQGLENLEYLQTDYNLIKLIERGTFNKMHRLKVLILNDNLISHLPDNIFRFASLTHLDLRGNRLQNIPYIGVLEHIGRIVQFQLEDNPWNCSCDLLSLTTWLENMPYHLQIGDAKCEMPTHLYGKSLKETSKMELCPEEGDTHFDSSLSPPLQVIPRVTRRPVTAPRSPTNSPRDTNSPNRSQSGIVSGKFLSSSRNYSQIVSFQTRVPPHLPCPARCICQSESSELGLSVYCQERGIESVSLLLPKPPSASKLLLNGNSIRDIGISDLGGYEGLDLLNLGNNKITAIQKGVLSNLTNLRRLFLNGNQIERLCQDMFLGLQNLQYLYLQYNLIKEVLAGTFDSMSNLQLLYLNNNLLKGLPAYAFAGVPLARLNLKNNHFMYLPVSGVLDQLRSLTQIDLEGNPWDCTCDLVALKLWVEKLSQATQVREVRCETPVKFASVDLRTLKSEVLCPRLLTKPPPASPSPKPTSTSEATPLNLSKGSPGGPVPLSILILSILVVLILTVFVAFCLLVFVLQRHKKSNAKHEGVGGQECNSMQLHLKKSEHPAGKEDSLGLSAGDKFIPQSIEQMSKSYSGSPRNSEQGIPFADPQGQTIFLRNVSEKEKDSLRPDTKKRLSTIDELDELLPTRDPHLFYRNIMESKQEINSIGISGFELQYPERQPEGKKLKKSLLGGNHSKMLAEQRKGDYFELKAKLQGSPDYLQVLEEQTALSQL, encoded by the coding sequence ATGCTCCTCCTTATCTTGTTGGCTGTCTCGGTCCCCACCACCTCGCCCTCCTCGGAGTCTGACGCTAAGGAGATTTGCTCCGTCTGTTCCTGCACTACAGTCGAGCACATCCTCTACATCTCCTGCGAGAAGGGGAGTATGTACAGACCCAATCAGCTCAAACCGCCGCTCGCTAGCTTCTACCACCTCAACCTGCAAAACAACCTGCTAGTCTCCTTGCCTCCTTTCTCCTTCAGTAACTTCAGCAACGCGATTTCGCTGCAACTGGGGAATAACAAGCTGCAGGAAATCCAGGCGGGAGCTTTCCGGGGACTGGGTAGCCTCAAACAGCTACACCTTAACAATAATGAGTTACAGATGCTGCGAGCCGAAATGTTCCAGGGTTTGGAGAATTTGGAATATCTCCAGACCGACTACAATCTCATCAAGTTGATCGAGCGAGGAACCTTCAACAAGATGCACAGGCTCAAAGTCCTGATCCTCAACGACAACTTAATCTCGCACCTTCCCGACAATATCTTCCGCTTCGCCTCTCTCACCCACCTGGATCTCCGCGGAAACAGGCTGCAAAACATCCCTTATATCGGAGTGCTGGAGCACATCGGCAGGATAGTCCAGTTCCAACTGGAGGACAACCCCTGGAACTGCTCCTGCGACCTCTTGTCCCTCACCACCTGGCTGGAGAACATGCCCTACCACCTTCAGATTGGCGATGCCAAGTGCGAAATGCCCACCCACCTGTACGGGAAATCCCTCAAAGAGACCAGCAAGATGGAACTGTGCCCTGAGGAAGGGGACACTCACtttgactccagtctctctccaccTTTGCAAGTGATTCCCCGGGTTACTCGCCGCCCAGTCACCGCCCCCCGCTCTCCCACCAACTCCCCCCGGGACACCAACTCGCCCAACAGGTCCCAGTCAGGCATCGTGTCCGGAAAATTCCTCTCCAGCAGCCGCAACTACAGCCAGATTGTGTCTTTCCAAACGCGGGTGCCACCTCACCTCCCATGCCCAGCCCGGTGTATTTGCCAAAGCGAATCCTCAGAGTTGGGTCTGAGTGTCTACTGccaagagagagggatagagagtgtctccctcctcctccccaaacCTCCCAGTGCTAGCAAATTGCTCCTGAACGGCAATTCCATCAGGGATATCGGGATCTCGGATCTGGGGGGTTACGAAGGGTTGGATTTGCTCAATCTGGGGAACAATAAAATCACTGCCATTCAAAAAGGGGTGCTGAGTAATCTGACCAACCTGCGGAGACTGTTCCTGAATGGGAACCAGATAGAGAGACTATGTCAGGACATGTTTCTGGGCCTCCAAAATCTGCAGTACCTGTACCTTCAATACAACCTGATCAAGGAGGTCCTGGCAGGAACCTTCGACTCCATGTCCAACCTCCAACTGTTGTACTTGAATAACAACCTGCTGAAGGGTTTGCCAGCCTACGCTTTCGCTGGAGTGCCCCTGGCCCGCCTCAACCTGAAAAACAACCACTTCATGTACCTCCCAGTTAGCGGGGTATTGGATCAGCTGCGGTCGCTCACACAGATCGATCTAGAGGGCAATCCTTGGGATTGTACCTGTGACCTGGTGGCCTTGAAGCTGTGGGTGGAGAAACTCAGCCAGGCCACCCAGGTGAGGGAGGTGAGGTGTGAAACCCCGGTCAAATTCGCCAGCGTGGATCTGAGGACATTGAAGAGTGAAGTGCTGTGCCCCCGACTCCTGACCAAGCCCCCTCCAGCCAGCCCCAGCCCCAAGCCCACCAGCACCTCGGAGGCCACCCCTCTGAATCTGAGCAAGGGCTCTCCCGGGGGgccagtgcctctctcaatcctCATCCTCAGCATCCTGGTAGTCCTGATTCTCACGGTCTTCGTGGCCTTTTGCCTCCTGGTCTTCGTCCTACAGCGGCACAAGAAGAGCAATGCCAAGCACGAAGGGGTGGGCGGCCAGGAGTGTAACTCCATGCAACTCCACTTGAAGAAGAGCGAGCATCCAGCGGGCAAGGAGGACAGTCTGGGGCTCAGTGCCGGGGACAAGTTCATCCCCCAGAGCATTGAGCAGATGAGCAAGAGCTACTCTGGCAGCCCCAGGAATTCAGAGCAAGGAATCCCCTTCGCAGATCCCCAGGGACAGACCATTTTCCTAAGGAATGTCAGCGAGAAGGAGAAGGACTCCCTACGTCCCGACACCAAAAAGAGACTGAGCACTATCGATGAATTGGACGAGttactccccaccagagatccgcaCTTGTTTTACCGGAACATTATGGAGAGTAAGCAGGAGATTAACAGCATCGGAATCAGTGGCTTCGAATTACAATACCCCGAGAGACAGCCAGAGGGGAAAAAACTAAAGAAATCTCTGCTGGGGGGTAACCATTCCAAAATGCTGGCGGAGCAGCGAAAGGGGGATTATTTCGAACTCAAAGCTAAACTTCAGGGCTCCCCAGATTACCTGCAAGTGCTCGAAGAACAAACAGCTTTGAGTCAATTGTAG